GGCACTGCAGGGCAGGCACAACGTTTACAACTCTATGGCATCAGGCATCACTGCACGAGTGCTGGAAATTCGCGATAAATCAATTCGCGAAAGCATGGGCAGCTTTAAAAACATAGAGCACCGCCTGGAGTTTGTGGCCAAAATATCGGGTATCAGTTTCATTAACGACTCGAAAGCTACCAACGTAAACTCAACCTGGTACGCGCTGGAAAGCATGACCCCGGATGTAGTGCTTATTTTGGGTGGTGTTGACAAAGGCAACGATTATGATATGCTGCGCGATCTGGTAAAGCAGAAGGTAAAAGCCATCGTTTGCCTGGGTAAAGACAATAAACGTATTCACGATGCTTTTGAGAACGACGTAGAGGTAATGGTAAACACCACCTCTGCCGCAGAAGCCGTGCAAATAGCCTATCACCTGGCTAAAAAAGGTGATACCGTGCTGCTATCACCAGCTTGTGCCAGCTTTGACCTGTTTACCAATTATGAAGACAGGGGCAGGCAGTTTAAAGCAGCAGTGCTGGAGCTGTAAGAAAGAGATTGGTCATCCCGAACTTGTTTCGGGAACCCGCAGGACAGGCCGCAAGCTTAGCATGTGGGGTGCCGAAACAAGTTCGGCATGACGAAAGGGGCGGGTGAAATCAAAATAGAAATCGGAGTAATTAACAAAGGATATGAACAAGATACTTAGCAATACCAAAGGAGACAGGTGGATCTGGTTGATCGTTATCCTGTTATCGGTGCTGTCTATGCTGGCGGTGTACAGCTCTACTGGTACGCTGGCCTATAAGCGCGGCGTGGGTGTGGAGTCTATCCTGATGAAGCACATGGCCATGATATTTGGTGGTATTGCTTTGATGTACATATCGCACAAGCTGGACTATCGCTACTATGCCGGTATCTCTAAGTTGCTGATGATTGTGACCATTCCTCTGTTGTTATACACGCTGGCGTTTGGTGCTACAATTAACAATGCATCCCGCTGGATCAATATCCCCGGTACTGGCCTCAGCTTCCAGACCTCGGATATGGCTAAGCTTGCGCTGATTACTTACCTGGCCAGGTTGTTATCGCGCAAGCAGGAGCATATTAAAAGTGTAAAAGAGTCATTTGTGCCAATCATGGGCTCGGTTTGTGTGGTGTTTGCGCTGATTGCCTGGGCCAACATGTCAACTGCGCTGATGTTGTTTGGGGTAAGTATTTTGTTGTTGATCATCGGCCGTATCAGTGTTAAACAGATTGGTATTGTATGTATCGGTGGTGCATTGATTGTGTCTGCAGTAATGTTCCTCGGTCCGCGCCGTCACCTGTATATGACGCGTATCCACACGTTTATGCACCCTGAGCTGGCAGATCCGGCTAAGAAATATCAAGGCGATCACGCTAAGATTGCTATTGCATCTGGCGGTATCCTGGGTAAAGGTCCGGGTAACAGTACAGAGCGTAACTATCTGCCCGAGGCATTTTCGGATGAGATCTACGCCATTATTGTGGAAGAATACGGACTGATTGGCGGCATCGCCTTAATAGGCATTTACCTGTTCCTGCTCTATCGCTGCATGAAGATCGTTACTAAAGCGCCAAAAGCGTTCGGTGCCTTGCTGGCAGCGGGATTGAGCTTTAGCCTCACCATTCAGGCGTTTGCCAACATGGCGGTGGCAGTAGGTTTGGGTCCGGTAACGGGTGTGCCGTTGCCGCTGGTAAGTATGGGTGGTACGTCCATCTTGTTCACCAGTGTGGCGTTTGGTATCATCCTCTCGGTGAGCAGACATATTGATGAGAACGAAGAATTAAAGAAATCGGGAGAAGAGGGTGGCGAAACCAAGGGAAATAATAAAGTGATTGTTGGCGATTTAACGCTGGCGTAATAAAATAAATAAAAGTCATCCTGAACTTGTTTCAGGAACCCACAGGACAGGCTACAAGCTTAGCATGTGGGGTGCCGAAACAAGTTCGGCATGACGTTGAGGATAATCGGTGTAATCAAAAAATACTAAATCGGTGAAATCTAAAAGAATAATCATTAGCGGCGGCGGTACAGGGGGGCACATCTTCCCGGCTATTGCTATTGCCAATGCCTTGAAGCAGATCGATCCGAACACCGAGATCTTATTTGTGGGCGCAGCCGGTAGGATGGAGATGGAGAAAGTGCCTGCAGCCGGTTACCAAATCATCGGTTTACAGATTCAGGGTATTCAGCGTGGTTCAATTATGAAGAACCTGATGTTCCCTGTTAAACTGGTGGGCAGTGTGCGCAAAGCCCTGCAAATTATAAAAGAATTTAAGCCTGATGCCGCGGTTGGTGTGGGTGGTTATGCTTCCGGTCCGCTGTTGTATGCGGCCTCGCTGAAGGGGATACCTACACTGATCCAGGAGCAAAATTCGTTTGCCGGCGTCACTAACAAGTGGCTGGGCAAAAAGGCAAAAAAAATATGCGTGGCCTTTGATGGCATGGAGAAGTTTTTCCCTGCCGATAGGATCATTAAAACCGGTAACCCTATTCGTAAGGAGTCGGTAGCCATAGCGGGCAAGCACATGCAGGCGCTGGAGTTGTTTAAACTCTCGCCTAATAAAAAGACCATCCTGTTAACAGGGGGTAGTCTGGGTGCCCGCACGCTGAACAACAGCATTAAAGAAGGCTTGCAAAAGCTGATTGATGCCGATGTGCAGCTGATCTGGCAGACTGGCAAGTTCTACTATAAAACGCTGATAGAGGAGTTGGGCGAAGATTATCACCCGAACATCCGCATCACCGAGTTTTTAAACCGGATGGATCTGGCCTACGCTGCCGCTGATGTCATCATCTCGCGTGCCGGTGCAGGTACCATTGCAGAGCTATGTGTGGTAAAGAAACCGGTAATACTGGTGCCGTCGCCAAATGTGGCCGAAGATCATCAGACCAAAAACGCGCTTGCGCTGATTGGCGAAAGTGCAGCTGTGCTGGTGGCCGACAGAGACGCGTCAGAGAAATTGGTAGACACAGCCCTGGCGCTGCTGAATGACAAAGATAAACAAAAAACGCTGAGCACCAACATAGGTAAACTGGCCATGCCAAATGCCGATGAGGTGATAGCAAAAGAAGTTATCCAAATAACAATCAACAATTAGATCACGGTTCCCCGCTCATGGGCGGGGAACCTGTTTAAGGGTTAGTTGATTAAGTGAATGGTTGATTTGGTGAGTAGTTGGATAATTGGTATAAAAAATATATGTCATCTCGACCAACGGGAGAGATCTTTTCGGAGCGACAAGCGTGTGCTAAGAAAAGATGAGTCGGAATGATTAAGAAAATAGGAACTGGGATAATAAACAGATTGTAAAACAGGATTGAAATAGCGAGAACCACTCACTTAATCAATCTATCAACTCAATCAACAAGATATGGAACTGCAAAACATACAACGCGTTTACCTTGTGGGCATAGGCGGCATAGGCATGAGCGGCCTGGCACGTTACTTCGCGCACCTGGGTTGTGTGGTGTGCGGTTATGATAAAACATCAACCCCGCTTACAACCGAGTTGCAGAATGAAGGCATGCAGATCATCTTTGATGACCGGCCAGATTGGCTGCCCATCAACTTTGATAAGCCTTGTGATAGTACACTGGTGATCTACACTCCGGCCATCCCGGCAGATTCACAGATCATCAAGTATTTCCGTGATCGCGGCTTTGAACTGTTCAAACGCTCGCAGGTATTAGGGTTGATCAGTAAAGGCATGTTTACTGTGGCGGTTGCCGGTACGCATGGCAAAACCACCACATCGTGCATGGTGGCGCACATCCTCAAAGCATCGGGTACAGATTGCTCGGCTTTTTTGGGAGGCATTGCTGCCAACTATCAGACCAATGTGCTGTATGGCAAAAATGACGTGGTAGTGGTAGAGGCTGATGAGTATGATCGCTCATTCCTGACCTTACATCCAAACATCGCCATTGTTACCTCCATGGATGCCGATCATTTGGATATCTATGGCGATCATAGTCACCTGCAGGAGTCGTTCCGCTTGTTTGCCGGGCAAATTAAACCGGGCGGACAGCTGATCTACCATGAGGGCCTGCCTATTGGTCATGACGGACAGACCTATGGCATTGATGACAATGCCCAGGTAGAAGCCAGCAACGTACGCGTAGAGAACGGCGATTTCTATTTCGATTTCAGTAATGGCGAGGTAGGGATCAAAAATATCAGACTGGGCATGCCCGGCATTCACAACGTAAGCAATGCAACTGCAGCTACACAAGCCGCGCTGTTGCTGGGCGTATCGCCGGAGGCCGTTAAAGCCGCGCTGGGCAATTTTGCCGGCGTTAAGCGTCGGTTTGAATACATCGTGAAGAATGACGCGCATATCTATATTGATGATTACGCTCATCATCCTGAAGAACTGCGTGCAGCTATCAGCTCAGTTAAAAAACTGTATCCGGGCAAAAAGCTGACCGTTATTTTTCAACCGCACCTGTTCACCCGCACCCGTGATTTTGCCGATGGCTTTGCCGAGGTGCTGGACATGAGCGATGAGTTATTGATGCTGGATATATACCCGGCCCGCGAGCTGCCTATTGAAGGCGTAAGCGCAGATATGGTGTTGGAGCGCATGAAAATGTTGAATAAGCGCAAATGTGGAAAACAAGAAGTGCTTGATATTGTGCGTGTTGAAAATCCTGAGCTACTTTTAACTGTGGGTGCGGGAGATATAGACCAATTAGTACAACCATTAAAAACCATACTAGGGAATGTTTAAAGATAAACGCCTCTGGAGGACAGTTTTGTTCAGTTGTATCTGGGTAGTTTTTCTGGCCGGTATGGGCCTTGTTATGAGTTTTGTGAGCGCTAAAAAAGCCGCTATTGTATGTACCAAAGTACAGGTGATCATTCCCGGTAATCAGTACTTTATTGACAAGGGCGGGGTAAGCAGTATCATCGGCATAGAAAGTAACTCGCTGGTGGGGCGCAAGCTACAGAATATTAATATCCAGGCGTTGGAGTCTAAACTGAGGGCTAATCCATTTGTGGAGGCAGCCAAGGTTTATACCGATATGGACGGGGTAATTACCGTTGAGATCAGTCAGCGCCGGCCGCTGATGCGCATTATCAACAACGTAAACCAGGATTACTATATAGACGAGCATGGACTGAAAGTGCCGTTGTCAGATAATTTCACCGCGAAGGTGTTGGTAGCAAACGGAGTGATTGACGAGCCTTTTTTCGGCAAGGTTGATACGCTAAAATATCAGCTGACGAAGGATCTGTTCAAGACGGCGCAATACATCAGCAAAGATTCGCTATGGTCAGCCCAGATAGGTGAGCTGTATGTAAACAGTCAGCGAGAGATAGAGCTGGTGCCACGTGTAGGCAATCAGCGCATCTTGCTGGGTACGGCAGACTCGCTGGAAACCAAACTGGCTAACCTGCGTGCATTTTATAAGCAGGCCATCCCGCTGGTAGGCTGGGATGCTTACAGAGTAATAAATATAAAGTATCCAAATCAGGTGATCGGGATTAGAAACGAGAACGCGAAGAAGGATACATCCGCGATAAAGAAAGATTCAACCAAAACGGTAGCAACGGCAACCGTTGACACAATTTTAAAGAACTAATTATGGACAAAAGCTCAACTCACGAAAAAAGTGCGCCAATTGTGGTAGGATTGGACATCGGTACCACTAAGATCTGCGCTATTGTTGGTCGCCGTAGCAAGAACGGGAAAGTGGAAGTGCTGGGTATCGGTAAAGCCGAATCGGCTGGTGTGACGCGTGGGATGGTGTCTAACATTGATAAAACGGTACAAGGCATTCTGGCAGCGGTAGATGTTGCCGGTACTCAGTCTAACGTAGAAATAAAGGTAGTAAACGTAGGTATTGCCGGCCAGCACATCAAAAGCTTGCAGCACCGTGGTTTAATTACCCGTAGAGATCTGAACTCAGAGATCAGTCGCCGGGATATCGAGAAACTGATCGAAGACATGTACAACCTGGTGATGCCTCCGGGCGAGGAGATCATCCACGTGCTGCCGCAGGAGTTTACGGTAGATAACGAGCCGGGTATTAAAGATCCGGTTGGTATGGCAGGCGTGCGTCTGGAAGCTAACTTCCACATCATCTCTGGCCAGGTTACTGCTATCAAAAACATTGTTAAATGCGTTAACAAAGCCCACCTGGATAGCCAGGAGCTGATTCTGGAGCCACTGGCATCGTCAGAATCGGTACTGAGCGACGAAGAAAAAGAAGCCGGTGTGGTGCTGGTAGATATTGGTGGTGGTACTACAGATGTGGCCATCTTCCACGAGGGCATCATCCGTCATACCGCGGTTATTCCATTTGGCGGTAACAGCGTAACTGAAGATATCCGCGAGGGTTGCTCTGTAATGCGCAACATTGCCGAGCAGCTGAAACTGCGTTTCGGTTCTGCCCTGGCAGACGAGAACAAAGAGAACGAGATTGTTTGCGTTCCTGGTCTGCGCGGTCGCGAGCCTAAAGAAATATCGGTGAAAAACCTGGCTTACGTTATCCAGGCCCGTATGGAAGAGATTGTAGAACACGTGTACTACGAGATCAAATCATCAGGCTATGAAAAGAAACTGATAGCCGGCATCGTTATAACTGGTGGCGGTGCGCAACTGAAGCACCTGCCGCAACTGGTAGAATACGTTACCGGACTGGATTGCCGTGTGGGTTACCCTAACGAGCACTTGTCTAAAAACGAAGTGCTGCCAAAGCAAACTTATGAAGAGCTGCAAAGCCCGATGTTTGCTACCGGTATTGGTCTGCTCATTAAAGGTATCCAGAAGATGGAGTACGAAATGGCCGGACAAACCCAGCAGGTGCAGCCAAAGGTTGAAAAGCAAACCAAGTATGAGGACGAGAAAAAATTCGGCTTGTTCAGCAAACTGCTGGAAACCGGAAAGAAATTTATAAAGGACGATATCAAGGATGAGGATTTCTTGAAGTAGGCGATTAGTTGATTAAGTTGAATGGTTGATTAAGTGATTTGTTTTTGTCTGAAACTACTCACTTAATCAACTACTCTCTCAACCAACCAATCACTGTTTTAAGGACTTTTCAACACCCGGATAACTTTTCCACATTGTTAACGATTGTGGAAAACTCTTGTTGAAAAACTATTAATATTACATTCACAACAGGTATCCACTCATTAGGGAACATATAGCTGAAAACGAGGATTATGCAGTTTGAAATGTTAAAAGATAAATCGTCAATCATCAAAGTAATTGGTGTTGGCGGCGGCGGCGGGAACGCAGTAAACCACATGTATAAGCAAGGTATTACCGGTGTAGACTTCATTATCTGCAACACGGATGCCCAGGCATTGGAGCTGAGCCCTATCCCCAACAAAGTACAGTTGGGCGCCAGTTTAACCGAGGGAATGGGTGCTGGCTCAATTCCGGAAGTAGGCAAAAACTCTGCTATAGAAAACATTGAAGATATTAAGCAAATGCTGGGCACTACCACCAAAATGCTGTTCATTACAGCAGGTATGGGCGGTGGTACCGGTACCGGTGCAAGCCCTATTATTGCCAAGGCTGCCCGCGAGCTGGATATCTTAACGGTAGGTATTATTACCACCCCTTTCTCTTTTGAGGGCAAGCGTCGTAAAATGCAGGCCGATGAAGGTTTGGAGGAACTGAAAAAGTACGTGGATTCATTCCTGGTCATCAGCAATGATCGTCTGCGTCAGATTTTTGGTAACCTTACCATGAGCTCTGCATTTGCACAGGCAGATAACATTTTGACCACGGCTGCCAAAGGTATTGCCGAAATCATTACGCTGCCGGGCTATATCAACGTTGACTTTAAAGATGTGCGCACCGTAATGAAAGACAGCGGTGTAGCCATTATGGGTAGCCACGCGGCAGACGGTGAAAACCGTGCGCTGAAAGCTGTTCAGGGTGCGCTTGCTTCTCCTCTGTTGAAAGACAATGAGATTGAAGGCGCACGCTATATTTTATTAAACATTAGCTCGGGCGTTAACGAGGTAACCATGGATGAGGTAAGCATTATTACCGACTATATCCAGGAGAATGCTGGTTTAGCTGCCGATTTAATTTGGGGTAACTGCCAGGATGAGTCGCTGGGCGATCAGCTATCGGTAACCATCATTGCTACCGGTTTCCAAACAAAAGACGAACGTGATAAAGAGCAAAGCAGCAAAAAAGTAATATCGATGCTGATGCCGCAGGATACGCCGCTGGTTAAACCAGTAAACGAGTTTATCGCCCCGGCACCTGCCCCTGTAGAAAACGTGTTCTCTGAGCCATACCTGAAAGCCAAGGAAGCAGAACTGAAACAAACTGGTCTGTTTGATCTGTTCGGCGCGCCAGAAGCGGCTGATGGCAGCAACATCATCAGCAATAACAACGATGTGATTAAACACAGCCTGATTGCTGAAGAACCAACTGCGGCAGAGCCTGCTCCTGATTTTGGTGAGTTTACTTTTAAAATAGCAGAACCAACCATCAGCTTTGAGCCTGTACAGGATGCGTTTATTCCGGAGCCGGAACCTGAACCAGAGCCGGAAGCGGTTGTTGGCGCAGACGATCATAAAACCGACGAAACGATGGAAGAGCAGTTGCGCAAATCGCGCGAGCGTATCATCAAGCTTAAAGAATTGAGCATGAAGATGCGTAACGGCAACATCCAGGAGCTGGAAAACGTACCGGCTTACAAACGTAAAGAAATTGCCCTGCAGCAAACCCCGCCATCGGCAGAGAGCCAGGTGTCACGTTTCTCCTTATTAACTGATGATGAAGGTAATACCGAGATCAGGAAGAATAACCCCTTCCTGCACGATAATGTTGATTAAATCAATCTAACATAGAAAATAAGAAGCCCCTTTGTAACAAACATAGGGGCTTCTTGACTTTATAAGCTCGGCATGGAATTGTACATCGATGAAATTCGAATAAATGTCACAAAAGAAAATACTGCTGTAAGGCTTGTAACGGAAGAGGGGAGTTTTTTATTTGCTAACCAAACCATTAAGGAGACTGCAGATACCATAGAAAAAAACTACCAGGTAGTAAAAGCATATTTTGAGCCACGTATTGGTAATGAAGTTGTTGTTGCAGATATTAAGGATGTTTCATTAAGGATAGTATTGCATTATTTTTATATGTATAATCTTTGGCGGAGATTGTATAAAAAAGAAGCTAGCAGAGATTTGTCTTTTCGCAAGGAAGATTTTGAAGGAACTACTACAGCACGGTGTATAAGGCAGTTTTTTAAAAATAAATACCCAGATCGGTATACTGGTATGTGCATGCAGGTCTTAAAAATGTCCCATCAAGAGTTTATTAATTATGAGGAAAATGAGAGAAGATATGCTGAAAGATAACATATCGAGTTTATAACGTCTAAAAATAACCTATAAAAAAAAGTTATAGTTGTCATTCTGACAAGCTGTTCTGATTATATTTGTACATTGTAAATTATCTTAAGTAAACTCGTTTTGGATCTTTTCGATAAAATCTCAAAAAATATGGGCGGACCGATAGGTCAGCATCAAAAATGGTCTCATGGTTATTTCTCGTTTCCTAAACTGGAAGGTGAAATTGCGCCGCATATGATGTTTCAGGGCAAAGAACACCTGGTTTGGAGCCTGAACAACTATCTTGGTTTAGCCAATCACCCGGAAGTACGCGAGGCTGATGCCCAGGCGGCTGCCAACTTTGGTATGGCTTACCCAATGGGTGCGCGCATGATGTCGGGCAATACCCGTCACCACGAAGAGTTGGAAGAAGGTCTGGCCGAGTTTGTTGGTAAAGAAGACGCGTTCCTGCTTAACTACGGTTATCAGGGCATGGTATCAATTATTGATACACTGGTTGACCGTAACGACGTAATTGTTTACGATGGTGAATCTCACGCTTGTATTATTGACGGTGTGCGTCTGCACATGGGCAAACGCTTTGTTTACCAACATAATGATATTGAGAGCTGTGCCAAGCAATTGGAGCGCGCTACCAAACTAACCGAGCAAACCGGTGGTGGCATCCTGGTGATTACAGAAGGCGTATTTGGTATGTCGGGCGCGCAGGGTAAACTGAAAGAAATTATCGCTCTTAAAGAGAAATATAAATTCAGGCTGCTAATAGACGATGCTCACGGCTTCGGTACACTGGGTAAAAACGGTGCCGGTGCTCATGAAGAGCAGGATTGTGTGGATGGGGTAGATGTATACTTCGGTACTTTCGCTAAATCAATGGCAGGTATCGGTGCGTTTGTAGCGGCAGATAAGATGATTGTTGATTTTCTGCGCTATAACATGCGTTCGCAAACCTTTG
This region of Mucilaginibacter yixingensis genomic DNA includes:
- a CDS encoding FtsW/RodA/SpoVE family cell cycle protein; the protein is MNKILSNTKGDRWIWLIVILLSVLSMLAVYSSTGTLAYKRGVGVESILMKHMAMIFGGIALMYISHKLDYRYYAGISKLLMIVTIPLLLYTLAFGATINNASRWINIPGTGLSFQTSDMAKLALITYLARLLSRKQEHIKSVKESFVPIMGSVCVVFALIAWANMSTALMLFGVSILLLIIGRISVKQIGIVCIGGALIVSAVMFLGPRRHLYMTRIHTFMHPELADPAKKYQGDHAKIAIASGGILGKGPGNSTERNYLPEAFSDEIYAIIVEEYGLIGGIALIGIYLFLLYRCMKIVTKAPKAFGALLAAGLSFSLTIQAFANMAVAVGLGPVTGVPLPLVSMGGTSILFTSVAFGIILSVSRHIDENEELKKSGEEGGETKGNNKVIVGDLTLA
- the murG gene encoding undecaprenyldiphospho-muramoylpentapeptide beta-N-acetylglucosaminyltransferase gives rise to the protein MKSKRIIISGGGTGGHIFPAIAIANALKQIDPNTEILFVGAAGRMEMEKVPAAGYQIIGLQIQGIQRGSIMKNLMFPVKLVGSVRKALQIIKEFKPDAAVGVGGYASGPLLYAASLKGIPTLIQEQNSFAGVTNKWLGKKAKKICVAFDGMEKFFPADRIIKTGNPIRKESVAIAGKHMQALELFKLSPNKKTILLTGGSLGARTLNNSIKEGLQKLIDADVQLIWQTGKFYYKTLIEELGEDYHPNIRITEFLNRMDLAYAAADVIISRAGAGTIAELCVVKKPVILVPSPNVAEDHQTKNALALIGESAAVLVADRDASEKLVDTALALLNDKDKQKTLSTNIGKLAMPNADEVIAKEVIQITINN
- the murC gene encoding UDP-N-acetylmuramate--L-alanine ligase; its protein translation is MELQNIQRVYLVGIGGIGMSGLARYFAHLGCVVCGYDKTSTPLTTELQNEGMQIIFDDRPDWLPINFDKPCDSTLVIYTPAIPADSQIIKYFRDRGFELFKRSQVLGLISKGMFTVAVAGTHGKTTTSCMVAHILKASGTDCSAFLGGIAANYQTNVLYGKNDVVVVEADEYDRSFLTLHPNIAIVTSMDADHLDIYGDHSHLQESFRLFAGQIKPGGQLIYHEGLPIGHDGQTYGIDDNAQVEASNVRVENGDFYFDFSNGEVGIKNIRLGMPGIHNVSNATAATQAALLLGVSPEAVKAALGNFAGVKRRFEYIVKNDAHIYIDDYAHHPEELRAAISSVKKLYPGKKLTVIFQPHLFTRTRDFADGFAEVLDMSDELLMLDIYPARELPIEGVSADMVLERMKMLNKRKCGKQEVLDIVRVENPELLLTVGAGDIDQLVQPLKTILGNV
- a CDS encoding cell division protein FtsQ/DivIB, encoding MFKDKRLWRTVLFSCIWVVFLAGMGLVMSFVSAKKAAIVCTKVQVIIPGNQYFIDKGGVSSIIGIESNSLVGRKLQNINIQALESKLRANPFVEAAKVYTDMDGVITVEISQRRPLMRIINNVNQDYYIDEHGLKVPLSDNFTAKVLVANGVIDEPFFGKVDTLKYQLTKDLFKTAQYISKDSLWSAQIGELYVNSQREIELVPRVGNQRILLGTADSLETKLANLRAFYKQAIPLVGWDAYRVINIKYPNQVIGIRNENAKKDTSAIKKDSTKTVATATVDTILKN
- the ftsA gene encoding cell division protein FtsA, with the translated sequence MDKSSTHEKSAPIVVGLDIGTTKICAIVGRRSKNGKVEVLGIGKAESAGVTRGMVSNIDKTVQGILAAVDVAGTQSNVEIKVVNVGIAGQHIKSLQHRGLITRRDLNSEISRRDIEKLIEDMYNLVMPPGEEIIHVLPQEFTVDNEPGIKDPVGMAGVRLEANFHIISGQVTAIKNIVKCVNKAHLDSQELILEPLASSESVLSDEEKEAGVVLVDIGGGTTDVAIFHEGIIRHTAVIPFGGNSVTEDIREGCSVMRNIAEQLKLRFGSALADENKENEIVCVPGLRGREPKEISVKNLAYVIQARMEEIVEHVYYEIKSSGYEKKLIAGIVITGGGAQLKHLPQLVEYVTGLDCRVGYPNEHLSKNEVLPKQTYEELQSPMFATGIGLLIKGIQKMEYEMAGQTQQVQPKVEKQTKYEDEKKFGLFSKLLETGKKFIKDDIKDEDFLK
- the ftsZ gene encoding cell division protein FtsZ is translated as MQFEMLKDKSSIIKVIGVGGGGGNAVNHMYKQGITGVDFIICNTDAQALELSPIPNKVQLGASLTEGMGAGSIPEVGKNSAIENIEDIKQMLGTTTKMLFITAGMGGGTGTGASPIIAKAARELDILTVGIITTPFSFEGKRRKMQADEGLEELKKYVDSFLVISNDRLRQIFGNLTMSSAFAQADNILTTAAKGIAEIITLPGYINVDFKDVRTVMKDSGVAIMGSHAADGENRALKAVQGALASPLLKDNEIEGARYILLNISSGVNEVTMDEVSIITDYIQENAGLAADLIWGNCQDESLGDQLSVTIIATGFQTKDERDKEQSSKKVISMLMPQDTPLVKPVNEFIAPAPAPVENVFSEPYLKAKEAELKQTGLFDLFGAPEAADGSNIISNNNDVIKHSLIAEEPTAAEPAPDFGEFTFKIAEPTISFEPVQDAFIPEPEPEPEPEAVVGADDHKTDETMEEQLRKSRERIIKLKELSMKMRNGNIQELENVPAYKRKEIALQQTPPSAESQVSRFSLLTDDEGNTEIRKNNPFLHDNVD
- a CDS encoding aminotransferase class I/II-fold pyridoxal phosphate-dependent enzyme, encoding MDLFDKISKNMGGPIGQHQKWSHGYFSFPKLEGEIAPHMMFQGKEHLVWSLNNYLGLANHPEVREADAQAAANFGMAYPMGARMMSGNTRHHEELEEGLAEFVGKEDAFLLNYGYQGMVSIIDTLVDRNDVIVYDGESHACIIDGVRLHMGKRFVYQHNDIESCAKQLERATKLTEQTGGGILVITEGVFGMSGAQGKLKEIIALKEKYKFRLLIDDAHGFGTLGKNGAGAHEEQDCVDGVDVYFGTFAKSMAGIGAFVAADKMIVDFLRYNMRSQTFAKALPMPMVLGLKKRFELLKTKPELREKLWTIATALQTGLKEHGFDIGITNSVVTPVFLKGDLHEATSLTMDLRERYQIFCSIVVYPVIPKGLIELRLIPTAVHTLEDVQRTLDAFSDISARLKAGEYKEKEKSMIEA